In the Candidatus Babeliales bacterium genome, CCTGTTTAGTCAATAAATATGACGTTGCAGCAGGGGTAATCATCAACGCGACCACCATAATAGACCCAACAGCATCAAACGTGGCGACAGCTGTGATACTTGTAACTACCATCAAGGCATAATAGAGAACTACAGGCGAAAAACCTGTCATAGTTGCTAGAGTGGAATCGAATGTGGTTATTACTAATTCTTTGTAAAAAAAGCCTACAAACGCACTATTTGTAAGCAATGCTGCACCCATAACCCACAAAGCGTACGGCCCACAATCAATTCCATATAAAAATACGCGGTTAAATGGGGCAAACGCGAGTTCACCAAGCAGCACCATATCAACATCCAAGTGTACGTTGCGTGCATATTGTGAGACCAAAATCACCCCGATTGAAAAAAATAATGGAAAAATAAGACCAATGGCAGCATCTTGTTTAAGGCGTTTACTGCGAATAATCATTTCTGTGCACACTACGGTTAACACACCAGCACATGTTGCTCCAAAAATAAGTAACGGCGAATTAAGTTGCTGCACTATCAAAAACATAATTACAATACCCAGCAATATCGCATGGCTAATTGCATCACTCATCATCGCCACACCACGTAGCACCAAAAACACTCCCGGCAAACAACACGTTACTGCTGCTAAAATCGCAATCATTATAATTTCCACATGCAAGCTGGTAATCATGCAACGCTCCTTTTTGGAGCGCAGATGAGCGAGAACAGTACAATTATACTTGCCGCAACAACAATGGCAGGACCTGTCGGTACATGATCAATAACAGAACTTGCGTACACACCAATGGTTGCTGCGCAGCCGCCAAATATACCCGCAAGCACAACCATGTGTAACAGTTTTGTTGTCCACTGCCGAGCTGCAGCAGCAGGAGCAATAAGCATGGTACTCATTAAAACTACTCCAACTGTTTGCAATCCAATAACAATTGCAAGCACCAACAACATGGTCAGTACTACTTCTATAATTTTTACATTGAATCCAATAGATTGAGTAAACACAGGATCAAAAACATACACCGCACATTCTTTCCAAAACAATGTGAGTATCGCAAAAATAAAAAATGATATGAGTGCAATAACATACATATCTTCTTTGAGCAGTGTAGCCACGTTGCCGAACAAGAATTTGTTCAAAATTGCCTGACTTGCAACAGGAATTTTCTGTGCCACGGTCATTAGAACCAAACCTAATCCAAAAAACACCGATAAAATAATTCCCAAAATTGCATCTTTTTTAAGCGTTGTGTGTGCAACAATATAATTCATGCTCACTACTCCAATCACTCCTGCAAGTGCTCCACCACACAACAATATCCACGGATCTTTGCTATGTGTAAGCAAAAACATTAACACAATACCAGGAAGCGCTGCATGTGATATTGCATCACCAAGCAAACTTTGCTGACGTAACAGTGCAAATGTTCCCAATGCTCCTGATGTTATGCCCAGCAATACTGCACCTTGCA is a window encoding:
- a CDS encoding metal ABC transporter permease; the encoded protein is MITSLHVEIIMIAILAAVTCCLPGVFLVLRGVAMMSDAISHAILLGIVIMFLIVQQLNSPLLIFGATCAGVLTVVCTEMIIRSKRLKQDAAIGLIFPLFFSIGVILVSQYARNVHLDVDMVLLGELAFAPFNRVFLYGIDCGPYALWVMGAALLTNSAFVGFFYKELVITTFDSTLATMTGFSPVVLYYALMVVTSITAVATFDAVGSIMVVALMITPAATSYLLTKQVKRMIGLSVILAICAAIFGYSAACYADVSIAGSIASMTGVFFLFGLIISKKGGLKYNH
- a CDS encoding metal ABC transporter permease, with the translated sequence MNYTLLLVLQGAVLLGITSGALGTFALLRQQSLLGDAISHAALPGIVLMFLLTHSKDPWILLCGGALAGVIGVVSMNYIVAHTTLKKDAILGIILSVFFGLGLVLMTVAQKIPVASQAILNKFLFGNVATLLKEDMYVIALISFFIFAILTLFWKECAVYVFDPVFTQSIGFNVKIIEVVLTMLLVLAIVIGLQTVGVVLMSTMLIAPAAAARQWTTKLLHMVVLAGIFGGCAATIGVYASSVIDHVPTGPAIVVAASIIVLFSLICAPKRSVA